Genomic window (Verrucomicrobiales bacterium):
CGAATGGACCTCCTTGCCCGAGCTGCGGGCCACGGTCAATCTGGTCTTCTCAGCACAGGAGGGCGAGCCTCCCACCCAGGGCTTCACCTCCTGGAGGGAACGCGGCGTCGCCGCCAGCCGCTGGACGATCGAGATCCTCGAAGCCGACCTCTTCAATCCCGATCACGTCGAAGACCTCGTCATCTACGTCAACCACACCGCCACTCCCCGCCAAAACTGCAAACCACAATAATCTCGAATCACGGTGCGGATTGGGTTGAGTCCGCTGTCGATCCTCCAACTTCTCCCCACCAACGAAGCTGGGAAGCCCCTGGGATAACCCACCCCACGGCTCCCTCCCCCTCGCCTCTGGCTTGCAATCGCCCCTTACCCTCTTAGTATTCCCCCCTTATGAGCTTTATTGAGAAGCTTAAATTTACGGCGGACGGTCTCATTCCGGCGATTGTTCAGGAACAGTCGACGGGACGGGTCCTCATGATGGCTTGGATGAACAAGGCCTCGCTGGAGACGACTCTGGCAACCGGCAAAACCCACTTCTGGAGCCGGTCGCGACAGAAGTTCTGGATGAAGGGCGAATCCAGCGGGCACGTGCAGGTGGTCAAGGATGTAGCCTTCGATTGCGACGGTGACACCCTGCTCATCCAGGTGGAGCAGACCGGGGCGGCCTGTCATGAGGGTTATCAGAGCTGCTTTTTCAGGTCGGTGGGTAACGACGGGACGAAGGTGGAAGTGACCGAGCCCCAGCTGGAAACGCCCGAGGCCATCTACGGCAAGAAGTGATGGAGGACATCGTGCCTTTGGGCGGGAGGGTTTGGTGGAGTTTGCTAGCCGTGCTCGGCCTGTCACGTGGCGCGGATCTGTTCAGCACCTGGGTGGCGACGCCGAGCCTGCTGCTGGAAGCCAATCCGATCGCCCGCTGGCTGGGGTGGCGGTGGGCTATTCCGCTGAATGTGGCCATTTCGGTGGGGTTCGCCTTTTTTCCCCTTCCCGCCATCATTTTGGGCACGACCAGCGCCTTGGTGGCCTCACGCAACTTCCAGCAGGCCTGGCTGATGCGCAGTTATGGGGAAGAAAATTATCGGGACTGGCAGGTTCAAAGGATTCAGGAAACGCCGCTTCGTCTGTTTCTCGGCTGTTTGGGCCTGCAGAACCTACTCGTCGGTGGTATCGGCCTGGCTTTGGCCTGGTCTTCCATGGTGGGTAACGAGATCCTCATTATCCCCTTTGGAATCGGCGTGGGTATCGTGGCGTATGCGGTTACTGTGACGTTTTACTCCCTGCTCGCGGTCCGTGGGATCCGTCGGGCGATGGTCTGAAAGGAATTATGTATTCACCGACTCTGGAAGAATTTCAAAAGCTGGCGGGCTCGGCAAATTTGATCCCAGTGGTGCGACGTCTGCTCGGAGACTTCGAAACGCCACTCTCGGCCTACACCAAGATTCGAGGGCAGGGCGACTCCTTCTTGTTCGAATCGGTCGAGGGCGGCGAGCACATCGGTCGCTACTCGTTCCTGGGCTGCAATCCTCGAGGCGTCATTCGCCAAACCGATTCGAAGGTCGAAGTGCTCGAGAACGGCAAGGTGAAGCAGACCTTTCTGATCAGCCCCGACGCGGCACCGGGCGACTCGGATCGAGTCAAAGACGGGCTGGTGGTGGTGGAGCGGATTCTCGGCAAATACCAGGCAGCGTCGGTTCCCGGACTACCCCGCTTTACCGGAGGCGCGGTGGGATTCATTGGATACGAGTTCATTCACGATGTGGAGCCCGTCGTGCCCCGTCCCCCGAAGGATGAACTGCATACTCCGGTTCTCTACTTTCTGATCGCCGACGAGTTGTTGATCTTTGATCGCGTGACCCAGACCATCACGGTCCTGGTCAATGCCTTTATCGAGCCGGGAACTTCGGCGGCGGTGGCCTACGAGGACGCGGTGGCGGAGGTGGACCGCCTGGTATCACTGCTCGAGCAGCCGACAGAGACGATCCCGGTGAATGTGCCTCCCTCGACTCCCGAGGTTCCCTTTGTCTCGAACCAAGCCCCGGAGACCTTTTACGCCAATGTGCGCAAGGCGAAGGAGTACATCACGGCAGGAGACATCATTCAGATCGTGGGATCGCAGCGGTTCTCGACCTCGATTAAGGCATCGCCCTCTGATTTGTATCGGGCGGCGCGGATGATCAATCCCTCGCCCTATATGTTCCTGCTGGAGCTGCAAGGCTTCTCGCTGGTGGGGGCTTCACCGGAGATCCATGTTCGTTGCGAGGAAGGGAAGGTGGAGATTCGCCCGATTGCCGGCACCCGACGTCGCGGGCGCACGGCCGAGGAAGATTTGGCACTCGAGAAGGAACTCTTAGCCGATCCCAAGGAGCGCGCTGAACACGTGATGCTGGTGGATTTGGCTCGGAATGACATCGGTCGCGTTTGCGACTTCGGATCCGTCCACGTGCGCGACCTGATGATCATCGAACGCTACAGTCATGTGATGCATATTGTGTCCCAAGTGGAGGGCAAGCTGAGCCAGGGTCGGACGCCTTACGACTTGATGCGGGCGACCTTCCCGGCGGGGACGCTGAGCGGGGCACCGAAGATCCGGGCCATGCAGCTCATCTCCCAGCTCGAGGGTACGCAGCGAGGCCCCTATGGCGGCTGCGTGGGGTACTTTTCGTTCAACGGCAATCTGGATTGCTGCATTACCATTCGCACCGCCTTGCTCAAGGACGGGAAGGCTTATGTGCAGGCGGGCGGCGGATGGGTGAATGACTCCACGCCGGAGGATGAGTTTCAAGAGACGGTCAACAAATCCAAAGCGATGCTCAAGGCCGTTGCGCTCGCCGAGAATTTCCACTCTCAGGTCTAACGTGTCTTTGCAGGGCAAAAAGTTGGGTGTGCTGATCTCCGTGGCTCCGGGCCACGCGAACTTCGTCCATGGAGTTCGCACTGCCGAGGCGGCTTTGGAGAAAGGGGCCACCGTGTATCTTTACTGCATTGATGAGGCGGTGCGCGGGGTGGACGATGCGCTCCTCCAGTCTTTGCGCGCCCGCGGACTGATTCTTTACGCCTGCGCTTACGGCGCACAGCAACGGCGCATCCCCCTGACCGACCGGGCGACCTTTGCCGGGCTCACGTTGGTGAACGATTTGATGGTGGGCACTGACCGGTTTTTGAGTTTCAACTGAGCGAGCACCATGAAACCCAGCGCATTGTTCATCATCACCGGCGATCCCCGGAAGGACGGGCGGACGGCGGAGGCAATCCGTATCGCGGCCGGCGTGGGCACTTGGAAGAAGGTGGACGTGACCGTTTATCTTCGCGATGCGGCGGTCTTGGCACTCAGCGAGTATCCCGACGAGCTGGTGGATGAGGATAACTTCACTCGTTATTTCCCGATCGTGGGCGAGTTTGGGCGTCCGGTGTATGTCCAGCGTGGCGCGGCGCTTTTGGGTGAGCTGGGGGAGGCCACCTTGCCTTACGAGGAAATCGATGACCAGCAGCTGGCCGAGCTATGCGCGCGGAATCGGTATGTCCTGCGCTTTTGAGGAATCTGTCATGGCCCAACGCTTACATCTGATCACCCAACCGCAGGATTCACTGGCCCAGGAAGTGGTACGTCAGCATCTCCAGGCCGAGGGCGAATCGCAGGTGCGGGTGATCGATCTGACGGCGGGAACGGTGGACTACGCCGCGTTGGTCGACGCGATCTTCGCCTCGGATTCGGTGCAAGTGTGGTAGTGTGGGCCGGGGAATCGTCCGTCACGGACGACGCTACAATTGTAGTGTGGGCCGTACCGGCCCATCGGCATCGATTTTTCAACTCCCGGGCTTGCCTCCCCCGTTCCTCCCGATAGCTTGATGGCGGCACCCAGGACGCCGGTCTGATCGTCCATTTCGCGGGCGTGGCCCGGGTTGGTGTGCCAGCCTAATACCATGAATGTTCGAGTCCGATTCGCTCCTAGCCCGACGGGGTTCCTCCATATTGGAGGGGCCCGCACAGCGCTCTTCAACTGGCTGTACGCACGTCACACCGGCGGCAAGTTTGTGCTCCGGGTGGAAGATACCGACGCGGCGCGTAACACCCAGGAAGCGGTGAATGTGATTTTGGACGGGTTGCGCTGGTTAGGATTGGATTGGGACGAGGGACCGATCACTCCGGATGCCACCGGGCCCTGCAAGGGGGACCGTGGACCCTACTTCCAGTCGCAGAGGAAGGATTTGTACCGCAAGCTGGTCGAGGCTCTGTTGGCGAGCGGCTCGGCCTATGAAGCCGATGGCGCTGTGAAGTTCAAGATGACGCGCGAGCCGATCACCATCGATGATTTGGTGGTGGGCAAGGTCGTGCGGCCGTTGACCGATCGGGAGGAGATGGACCCGGACTTTGTGATCGTTCGGTCCGACGGGGAACCGGTTTTCCATCTGGTGAACGTTATCGACGATATGGAGATGGGAATCACCCACGTCATTCGCGGTGAGGATCACCTGAGCAACACGGCCAAGCACATCGCCCTGTTCCGCGCCTTTGGAGTGCAGCCTCCGAAGTACGCCCATATCCCGCTTATTCTGAATGGGGACGGCTCCAAGATGAGCAAGCGCGATCAGGGCGCTTCGTTGATGAGCTATCGAAACGACGGTTATGCTCCGGAAGCGGTGCTGAACTATCTTTGTTTGCTGGGCTGGTCCTCGAAGGACAACCAGGAGGTGTTTTCGATCAACGAAGTGGTTGAGCGGTTCGATCTGCCTCAGATTCTGCGTCACAATGCGAAGTTCGATCCCAAGCGTGAGAAACTCGATTGGCTGAACTTCGAGCACCTGCGTCGGATGGATACCGATCGTTTCAACGAGGGGACAGTCCACGCTTTGGAAAGCGCGGGCGTTCAGACCGGTGGTTTTGATTTGGACTATGTCAAAGCTGCCTTGGCCACGTGCAAGGACAAGCTCAAGAAGTTTACGGACGCGCCTGGCTACATTGGATTTTACTTCCAGGATCGCATCGAGACGGACCCCCTCGAGTTGCCCAAGTTGATGGTTCCCGAAAATCAGGCGCGACTGCGCCGTCTGCGGGAGGCGTTTGCAGGGTCGACGGCGTTCGATGCGGCGAGTTTGGAGGCTGCGCTCAAGGCGGTTGCCTCTGAGCTGGCACTCAAAGCTGGGCCGCTCGTTCATCCCGTGCGGGTGGCGATGACTGGCAAAGCTTCGGGACCGAGCCTTTACCATCTTATGGAGGTGTTGGGTCGGGAGCGTGTGCTGGCCCGCATCGATGCCGTGCTGGCTCGCTTTTGAACGTCATTCCTATCGACAGTTCGAATCCACCCCGTCCCTTGGGCGGCTCGGTCCGGTTTCGTGAGGCCTTGGCTTTTTGGTGCAAGCTGGGGTTGATCAGCTTTGGTGGGCCGGCGGGCCAGATCGCGATCATGCATGAAGAGGTGGTGGTCCGCCGCCGCTGGATCTCGGAGGCGGAGTTTTCCGATGCGCTCAACTTCTGCATGCTGCTGCCGGGTCCGGAAGCCCAACAACTGGCCACTTACCTCGGCTGGCTGCTGCATCGAACTAAGGGTGCGCTGGCGGCCGGGATCCTGTTCGTCGCTCCTTCGGCGCTCCTGCTCTGGCTGATCAGCTGGAGCTACGTGACGTGGGGATCGCGCCCATCGTTCATGGGTGTGTTGGTGGGTTTGAAGGCCGCCGTGTTGGCGGTCGTGATCCTGGCGATTCTTCGGCTGGGAAAGCGTTCGCTTCGAACCCTGTTCCACGCGTGTCTAGCGCTGACCGCTTTTCTGGGGCTTTGGGTGGGCAATATCCCCTTCCCCTGGCTGGTCCTGGGTGCAGCGGTGCTGGGTGGCCTCCGCCAGCGGCTCTCCGGTTCCCCTCCTGATGTTCCATCGCCCCTCGGACCCACCTCCACGGGCCACTGGGCTCGATCCGGTCGAGTGCTGGGGGTTGGAGCGATCCTCTGGTGGTCTCCCGTGCTAGCCCTCGGTTTCGTGCTGGGATGGTCTCATGTCCTGGTGCGTGAAGGGGTCTTCTTTGCGAAAGCGGCTTTGGTGACCTTTGGGGGAGCTTACGCGGTTCTCCCGTATGTGGCCCAGCAAGCGGTCGAACAGTTTGGCTGGTTGACTGGCCCGCAAATGACCGATGGGCTGGCCTTTGCGGAGACCACGCCGGGCCCGCTGATCATGGTCCTCCAGTTCGTCGGCTTCATGGGTGGATGGAACCATCCGGGCACCTTGCCCCCACTGGTGGCCGCTACTCTGGGAGCTGCCATCACCACCTGGACCACGTTTGTTCCAAGTTTCATTTGGATTCTGTTGGGTGCACCCTATCTGGCGCAGCGGCGGCGGCATCCGGTACTGGAAGCCGCCCTGGCGGCGGTGACTGCGGCGGTGGTGGGTGTGATACTGCATCTAGCGGTTTGGTTTGCCCTGGAAACCCTGCGGTCTGGTCCGCCGACCCAGGGTTGGCTAGTGGCAGGCCTAGCGGTGTTGGCTGGCGTCGCGCTCAGCTGGGGTCGATGTCCGGTTCCGCTCGTGGTGCTCGGCTGCGGAATGCTGGGATTTCTCTTGCGGTCGTTGGGCGTTCCGCTGTGATGGCTGCGGAGTGTGACCTCGAACATGACCCTCGCCAACCAAATCACCATCGCACGGATTTTGCTGGTTCCCTTCTTTGTGGTGCAGGCGCTCTATTACACGACGCAGGGCGATGAATGGCATCGGTGGGCTGCGATTCTTTCCTTTCTGGTGGCTGCGGCCAGCGACGGGTTGGATGGGTATGTCGCCCGGAGGTTCAACCAACGCACGGAGCTAGGCGCGTTGCTCGATCCCTTGGCCGACAAGCTCCTGCTCGTTTCCTCGGTGATCCTGTTGAGCTTCTCGAATGACGCACGTCTGCCGCGCTTTCCGCTCTGGTATGGGGGGATCGTGTTGGGGCGGGACCTGATGCTGGTGGGTGGACTGGCGGTGATGCATTACCTGAACTTGAAGGCCCAGGTGCAGCCCATCCTCTTGGGAAAGCTGGCCACGGTCTTGCAGATGGTGTGCATTATATGGGCGCTGTTCAAGTGGCCGGAGGGTCCTTGGAGCTGGCTGCTGATCGCCAGTGGCGCCTGCACCGCCTTTTCCGGGCTTTACTACCTGCGAAACGGCCTGCAGCAGGCGGCGGCCGGTGCCGGGCAGTCCAAGCTTTGAGGGAACACGGCCACAGGATTGACAGGCAGGGCGGCGTGGCTGGAGGATGGTGCTGTGGCGCGCATTTATGACCTGGTGATGACGCACAAGCTCGACACGGATGATTTGTTCCTTCACCGCGTTCAGTTCCATTGTGCGCGACTGGGTTTAAACTTCTTTTTGATCGAACCCGCCTGGGTCGGGGCGTTTTTTGACCGGCTGGCCAGCGGTGAGATTTGGGCGCGGGTGCTGCTCAACATGCACAGCGAACACCATCGTCCCGAGGATCCCTTCACTCGACTGGTCCACCTGGCGGCCAGCCAGCACACCCAGGTAATCGATCCACCCGACGTCGCCCTAGCGGCGTTTGACAAGGCCAAGTTCCATCAGCGGTTGTTAGGCACCGACATTCGGGTTCCCTACACGGTGGTGGTTCCGGGTGCCAAAGTGGAGGGGTTTCGTCTGACCGACGAGGTCCGCGCGGAGCTAGGCCAGCCGTTCGTGATCAAGCCCAGCTTGGGATACGGGCGTCGGGGTGTGATCATCAACGCCACCTCGGAGGCGGACCTTCTGAAATCCGCAGCCGACTGGCCCGGGAGCGATTATCTCCTCCAAAAACTCATGGTGCCCCGCACCATCCTCGAGACGCCGGCCTATTTTAGGGTCTACTTCGCTTTTGGGAAGATCTGGTGCAACTGGTGGAATTGCTATACAGACCGTTCGAAGCCGGTAACCCCGGAGGACCGCGAACAGTGGGGGTTGCTTCCCCTGGAGGATATTGTGCGCAAGCTGGCGGAGCTCAGCCAGATGAAGTTCTTTTCCACCGAAATCCTGTTAGCTCCGGATGGCAGCTTTGTGGTGATCGATTACATCAACGATCAGTGCCACATGCTCAGCCAAAGCGCCAACCCGCAGATCGGCGTGCCGGATGAGGTGGTGGCCGGGATTGCCGAGCGTCTGGTTCAAGGCGCGCAGGAGCTCATGGGTCGGGCTACCCGCTAGTGTAGTGTCCTCTAAGCGGGCATAATGCCACGGGCCGGAGCCTGGGCCGCTGGCCCAGGCTGGGATGGGGTCGGGCCGGTGGTCCTTGGAGCCCCAGCACCAACGGTGCGTTCCATCCCAGCCTGGGGTGAAGCCCCAGGAAAACGTCCACCACACCGGCAAGGGCTGAAGGCCCGCCCCCTCAGGCTCGCCGCCTCAATGAGACCGGCTGGTTTCATCAACGCGCCCCTACCCAAGAGCCCAGTTCGAGGTTATCCTGTGCTTGTCGGCAGCCTCATGCCGGCCGATGCTTATTCCAATGCGATTGCGCGCCTGCCGCTTTGAATTTCAGTTCCCGCGTTCCCCCCTGATCATGGGGATTCTGAACGTGACCCCGGATTCATTTTCAGATGGGGGACAGTTTCTGGATGCGCAGGCTGCGGTGGCACAGGGACTGAGGATGGTGGAGGAGGGTGCCGATATGATTGATATCGGCGGCGAATCTACCCGACCGGGTGCTGCTCCGGTCACGGAGGCGGAGGAGCTGGCTCGGGTGCTGCCGGTTATTCGGAGTTTGGCCGGGAGGGTGACGATTCCCATCTCGATCGATACGGTCAAGCCGGGCGTTGCCGAGGCCGCCTTGGACGCCGGTGCGGTCGTGGTGAACGATGTGGCGGCTCGGCGAGATGACGAGGCGCTCTGGCGGATTGCGGCCCGCTTCGGGGCCGGCTATGTGGCGATGCATATGCAGGGTGATCCAGCCACGATGCAGGGCTCTCCTCATTATGAGTCTGTCGTTAATGAGGTGGATCAGTTTTTTGGGGAGCGTTTGGATCGATTGGGCGCTTGCGGTTTATCCCGTGACCAGGTCATCTTGGATCCCGGCATTGGGTTCGGCAAAACCGTCGAGCACAACCTGCAGCTCCTAGTCGGGGTGAAGCGGTTCGCTGGATGGCAGCGTCCCCTCCTCCTCGGGGTTTCCCGCAAATCGTTCATAGGCAAGCTGACTGGGGCAGCGGATCCGACTCATCGTTTGCCCGGGTCCCTGGCGGGTGCGGTGTGGGGCTATTTGGAAGGTGTGCAGCTATTTCGGGTTCATGACGTAGCTGCTACTCGGCAAGCGTTGCGAATGGCGGAGGCCATTCGGGCGGCCGGAACGGTTTCATGAACCGCGTTGCGTCTGATGGGATGAGCTGGCATCTGTTCAAAGACATCGTAAAACCCGCCGTGGAGATTGGGATCCTGGCGGTAGGGATTTACTATGTACTGAACTTTGTGCGGGGCACGCGTGGAGCGGCTGTGTTTACCGGCTTCCTGGTGATTGCTCTTACCCTTCTCGCGGTGACTACCTTCCTCCATCTCCAGGTCCTCCAATGGATCTTGGGAACGTTCACCACGATCTTTGCGTTCGCTGTCATCGTCCTCTTTCAGCCCGAGATCCGACGCCTGCTGGCTCAGGTGGGTGCCAACCTCCAGGTGTTCAATCCGGTGCAGGATCAGCGAGAAAACATCGAAGTGATCATCCAGACCGTGGAGCGTCTGGCGGAGGTCAAAATTGGAGCGCTGATCGCTTTGGAGCAGTCGGTTCAATTGGTCGACTTGGTGGAGTCCAGCGTGCCGATCGACACTCTGGCCACTCCCGAGATGTTCGAGACTATCTTTTTTCCCAACAACGCGATCCACGATGGCGGCGTCATCATGAAGGGGAATCGGATCACCCACGCTGCCTGTATCTTTCCGCTGACCGGACGACAGGATCTCAGCAAGTCGATGGGAACCCGTCATCGGGCAGCCATTGGTCTGAGCGAGGAGGCGGATTGTATTGTCATCGTGGTTTCGGAGGAGACCGGGATGATCTCCTACGCCTACCATGGCCAGTTGGTGCGCGGTCTGACCCTGGAATCGTTGCGCGCATTCCTCACCTCGGTGCTCATCAAGAGCGGTCCCGAGACCCCGTCGATGTGGTGGACGCGGGTATCAGGATCTCTCAAATCTCGACCGGCCATCGTACAGGCTCCGGCTCCGCCGCCGGTCCCGCCGGTGGGAAAATAGCCCCTTCGACATGAGCGACTTTTTCCTCAGGAACTTCTGGCTCAAGCTGGCCTCCTTGATTTTGGCCACCCTGATCTGGCTTACCGTCCAGGCCAATTTGGACAAAGAGACCCGGGGGGTTTACCCGGACGCGAATTTGTCCGATGAACTAGATAAGCGTGTGGTCACGCAAAAACGGTTCGAGTTGCCTGTGACGATCCTCTCCGAGGGGAGCAACTCGGCTATTTATCGTTCCATTCCGACGAATGTGACGGTGACCTTCAGCGGTGAGGCCGTGAAAATCAATGGTTTGGAAGAGCGGGAGTTGTTGGCCTTTGTGGATGCCGGTGGGGTCACCGATCCACAGCATGAGGTATTCCCGGTCTTGGTCAACGCCCCTTCCGGCGTGAGCCTCCTGCGGGTCATCCCGCCGGTCATCCGATTGAAGCTTGCGCCCAAGCCCTAGTTGGATTTTGTTGTCCTAGTTTCGAGCTCGTCGCAACCAGAATCAATCATCCTTGATCTTTGCTCCAACCCGTCCCATGAAGCCGAATCCCAAAATCTTTGGAACCGATGGCGTCCGCGGCACCGCGAACATCGAGCCGGTCACGGCAGAAACCGCCCTGAAACTTGGCCGAGCTGCCGGCCATGTCTTCAAGAATCTGGAATCGCAGCCCCGCGGCCACGAACGCCACAAAATTGTCATCGGCAAGGATACCCGTCTCTCGGGCTACATGCTGGAGAACGCCATCTCGTCGGGAGTCTTGTCTCTCGGCGTCGATGTGCTGTTCATCGGACCGCTGCCCACACCGGGCGTCGCCTATGTCACTCGTAGTCTTCGGGCAGATGCGGGGATTGTGATCACCGCTTCCCACAATCCTTACGACGACAATGGCATCAAGTTTTTTGGCCCGGATGGTTACAAGCTGGCCGATAACATCGAGCTGGGCATTGAGCAGCTGGTATTCAGCGGCGATATTGAGTCGATTCGGCCGACGGCCGGTTCCATCGGCAAAGCAGTCCGCATCGAGGATGCGTTGGGCCGATATATCGAGTATGCCAAGAGCTCCATTCCGCGCGGGTTGACCCTCGACGGATTGAGAATCGTGCTCGATTGCGGAAATGGCGCTTCCTACAAGTCTTCGCCTTGCGTGCTCCGCGAGCTAGGCGCCGAAGTGTTTGTGATCGGTAATCAA
Coding sequences:
- the hisI gene encoding phosphoribosyl-AMP cyclohydrolase, which gives rise to MSFIEKLKFTADGLIPAIVQEQSTGRVLMMAWMNKASLETTLATGKTHFWSRSRQKFWMKGESSGHVQVVKDVAFDCDGDTLLIQVEQTGAACHEGYQSCFFRSVGNDGTKVEVTEPQLETPEAIYGKK
- the trpE gene encoding anthranilate synthase component I gives rise to the protein MYSPTLEEFQKLAGSANLIPVVRRLLGDFETPLSAYTKIRGQGDSFLFESVEGGEHIGRYSFLGCNPRGVIRQTDSKVEVLENGKVKQTFLISPDAAPGDSDRVKDGLVVVERILGKYQAASVPGLPRFTGGAVGFIGYEFIHDVEPVVPRPPKDELHTPVLYFLIADELLIFDRVTQTITVLVNAFIEPGTSAAVAYEDAVAEVDRLVSLLEQPTETIPVNVPPSTPEVPFVSNQAPETFYANVRKAKEYITAGDIIQIVGSQRFSTSIKASPSDLYRAARMINPSPYMFLLELQGFSLVGASPEIHVRCEEGKVEIRPIAGTRRRGRTAEEDLALEKELLADPKERAEHVMLVDLARNDIGRVCDFGSVHVRDLMIIERYSHVMHIVSQVEGKLSQGRTPYDLMRATFPAGTLSGAPKIRAMQLISQLEGTQRGPYGGCVGYFSFNGNLDCCITIRTALLKDGKAYVQAGGGWVNDSTPEDEFQETVNKSKAMLKAVALAENFHSQV
- a CDS encoding glutamate--tRNA ligase, whose product is MNVRVRFAPSPTGFLHIGGARTALFNWLYARHTGGKFVLRVEDTDAARNTQEAVNVILDGLRWLGLDWDEGPITPDATGPCKGDRGPYFQSQRKDLYRKLVEALLASGSAYEADGAVKFKMTREPITIDDLVVGKVVRPLTDREEMDPDFVIVRSDGEPVFHLVNVIDDMEMGITHVIRGEDHLSNTAKHIALFRAFGVQPPKYAHIPLILNGDGSKMSKRDQGASLMSYRNDGYAPEAVLNYLCLLGWSSKDNQEVFSINEVVERFDLPQILRHNAKFDPKREKLDWLNFEHLRRMDTDRFNEGTVHALESAGVQTGGFDLDYVKAALATCKDKLKKFTDAPGYIGFYFQDRIETDPLELPKLMVPENQARLRRLREAFAGSTAFDAASLEAALKAVASELALKAGPLVHPVRVAMTGKASGPSLYHLMEVLGRERVLARIDAVLARF
- the chrA gene encoding chromate efflux transporter, coding for MNVIPIDSSNPPRPLGGSVRFREALAFWCKLGLISFGGPAGQIAIMHEEVVVRRRWISEAEFSDALNFCMLLPGPEAQQLATYLGWLLHRTKGALAAGILFVAPSALLLWLISWSYVTWGSRPSFMGVLVGLKAAVLAVVILAILRLGKRSLRTLFHACLALTAFLGLWVGNIPFPWLVLGAAVLGGLRQRLSGSPPDVPSPLGPTSTGHWARSGRVLGVGAILWWSPVLALGFVLGWSHVLVREGVFFAKAALVTFGGAYAVLPYVAQQAVEQFGWLTGPQMTDGLAFAETTPGPLIMVLQFVGFMGGWNHPGTLPPLVAATLGAAITTWTTFVPSFIWILLGAPYLAQRRRHPVLEAALAAVTAAVVGVILHLAVWFALETLRSGPPTQGWLVAGLAVLAGVALSWGRCPVPLVVLGCGMLGFLLRSLGVPL
- the pgsA gene encoding CDP-diacylglycerol--glycerol-3-phosphate 3-phosphatidyltransferase, with the protein product MTLANQITIARILLVPFFVVQALYYTTQGDEWHRWAAILSFLVAAASDGLDGYVARRFNQRTELGALLDPLADKLLLVSSVILLSFSNDARLPRFPLWYGGIVLGRDLMLVGGLAVMHYLNLKAQVQPILLGKLATVLQMVCIIWALFKWPEGPWSWLLIASGACTAFSGLYYLRNGLQQAAAGAGQSKL
- the folP gene encoding dihydropteroate synthase; translated protein: MPMRLRACRFEFQFPRSPLIMGILNVTPDSFSDGGQFLDAQAAVAQGLRMVEEGADMIDIGGESTRPGAAPVTEAEELARVLPVIRSLAGRVTIPISIDTVKPGVAEAALDAGAVVVNDVAARRDDEALWRIAARFGAGYVAMHMQGDPATMQGSPHYESVVNEVDQFFGERLDRLGACGLSRDQVILDPGIGFGKTVEHNLQLLVGVKRFAGWQRPLLLGVSRKSFIGKLTGAADPTHRLPGSLAGAVWGYLEGVQLFRVHDVAATRQALRMAEAIRAAGTVS
- a CDS encoding TIGR00159 family protein, which codes for MSWHLFKDIVKPAVEIGILAVGIYYVLNFVRGTRGAAVFTGFLVIALTLLAVTTFLHLQVLQWILGTFTTIFAFAVIVLFQPEIRRLLAQVGANLQVFNPVQDQRENIEVIIQTVERLAEVKIGALIALEQSVQLVDLVESSVPIDTLATPEMFETIFFPNNAIHDGGVIMKGNRITHAACIFPLTGRQDLSKSMGTRHRAAIGLSEEADCIVIVVSEETGMISYAYHGQLVRGLTLESLRAFLTSVLIKSGPETPSMWWTRVSGSLKSRPAIVQAPAPPPVPPVGK